From one Nilaparvata lugens isolate BPH chromosome 2, ASM1435652v1, whole genome shotgun sequence genomic stretch:
- the LOC120350000 gene encoding uncharacterized protein LOC120350000, with translation MREKLDAKDRLISEVLTQRDEALASLYDLQVHDNNVKLENVNLQKLKDEYQKEIKQQQEVILRLQGELENTKAEEEAKCKSCFHQGFLLAQKLAVAEENGLLQQLAMIKEMQSILKNNYNRKKVEFVDVSGT, from the exons ATGCGGGAAAAACTCGATGCCAAAGATCGTCTTATTTCAGAAGTGCTCACTCAACGGGATGAAGCTCTGGCTAGTTTGTATGATCTCCAAGTCCATGATAACAATGTCAAACTGGAAAATGTCAATCTCCAAAAACTAAAg GATGAATATCAGAAGGAGATAAAACAACAACAGGAGGTGATTCTGAGGTTACAAGGAGAATTAGAAAATACTAAAGCTGAAGAAGAAGCAAAATGTAAAAGCTGTTTCCATCAGGGGTTTCTATTGGCACAGAAGCTCGCAGTTGCTGAAGAAAATG GTCTACTCCAACAGCTAGCAATGATAAAAGAGATGCAGTCGATTCTgaagaataattacaacagGAAAAAAGTAGAATTCGTAGATGTTTCTGGGACTTGA
- the LOC111059492 gene encoding uncharacterized protein LOC111059492 isoform X2, with the protein MSGYQRFQNEVSLTADQLSAVFESLDTCASGFLTLDQFLAGVSNFGNGSILGNNEDYIANNFQTDNDQIVRNIINLSMLNRSGSLLQKLNTLIQDSVTEEIDIPWRHFIQELGIDMQRLKEQTEELERVLAARDRRHEEEVV; encoded by the exons CGATTCCAGAATGAAGTGAGTTTGACTGCAGATCAATTGAGCGCCGTGTTCGAGTCACTTGACACCTGTGCTTCTGGATTTCTCACATTGGATCAGTTCCTTGCTGGAGTCA GTAATTTTGGAAATGGATCGATCCTTGGAAACAATGAAGATTATATTGCCAATAACTTCCAAACAGATAATGATCAAATTGTGAGAAATATCATCAATCTTAGTATGTTGAATAG GAGCGGAAGCTTACTGCAAAAGCTGAATACATTGATACAGGACTCTGTGACTGAAGAAATTGACATACCATGGAGGCATTTCATCCAGGAGCTTGGCATCGACATGCAGAGGCTCAAAGAACAGACAGAGGAATTAGAGAGAGTCCTGGCAGCCAGAGATCGTAGACATGAAGAGGAGGTAGTATAA